A window of the Bradyrhizobium diazoefficiens genome harbors these coding sequences:
- a CDS encoding mechanosensitive ion channel family protein, whose protein sequence is MSHKLASALFAAFFLTLSSFSPAHAEPPAPAATAALSSDEARRALETLQDDKKRAQMIDTLRAIANASGPQQPAPAPESKSPIPLSADGLGAQLLLTVSEEIGEISHDVADMARTLTHFPAFYYWIVRTANDPDAYNLLIEIAWKLALVFGCALAAEWVIVRLIRRPVAFLEGRVPQTARLPVEVLPIADPPSSVADVTPSPDLHKRRHSLARVWQLLLRLPFVLGRLLLELLPVVVFVSLATALLGTEIGEPATVRLVILAVVNAYAFSRGLICVVRALAGPFGLFPVRAETAAYIEIWARRIVGVAVTGIAFANVALLLGLHRAGYAALIRMVLLIVHLFVVVIILQCRRQVADAIRAPADRQGLAARLRNRIAGGWHYLAIALDLALWAVWALNIRNGYSLLLQYFVGTIAVVLITRVAIMVTLSLIDRGFRIQPEILQRFPGLEIRANRYLPLLRKIVSGVIAFIGFVGVLEVWGVDAIVWFYGGQIGSRLLSAVATIGVAAAIAAAIWEASNALLDRQINTLSRDGHYARAARLRTFQPMLRTALLCLIATVVGLTTLSEIGVNVAPLLAGAGIVGIAIGFGSQKLVQDLITGLFLLLENTVQVGDTVSVSGLSGVVENVSIRTIRLRAGDGAVHIVPFSAVTTITNASRGAGNASVSVNVAYKEDTDRAGQILKDIVEEMRRESEFRPLIRGDLELWGIDKVDGAMVSIVGQIRCTEAGRWPVQREFNRRMKQRFQQHGIEVASATQTILMQIAPPADVAINPTPRRAAG, encoded by the coding sequence GTGTCGCATAAGCTTGCATCGGCGCTTTTCGCCGCCTTCTTTCTCACCCTCTCGTCTTTCTCCCCTGCCCACGCAGAGCCGCCTGCGCCGGCCGCCACGGCCGCACTGTCATCTGACGAAGCCAGGCGCGCGCTGGAGACGCTTCAGGACGACAAGAAGCGCGCGCAAATGATCGATACGCTGCGCGCGATCGCGAATGCGTCCGGTCCGCAGCAGCCAGCACCCGCGCCTGAGTCAAAATCGCCAATCCCGCTGTCGGCCGACGGCCTCGGCGCGCAACTTCTGCTCACGGTGTCCGAGGAGATCGGTGAGATCTCGCACGATGTCGCCGACATGGCGCGGACGCTCACGCATTTTCCGGCGTTCTATTACTGGATCGTGCGGACCGCGAATGATCCCGACGCGTATAATCTCCTGATCGAGATCGCTTGGAAGCTGGCGCTGGTGTTTGGCTGCGCGCTTGCGGCCGAATGGGTGATTGTCCGCCTGATCCGGCGTCCGGTCGCCTTCCTCGAAGGCCGTGTGCCGCAAACCGCGCGCCTGCCCGTCGAGGTGCTGCCCATCGCCGATCCGCCGTCATCGGTCGCCGACGTCACCCCTTCGCCGGACTTGCACAAGCGCCGGCACAGCCTCGCGCGCGTCTGGCAACTGTTGCTGCGGCTGCCCTTCGTGTTGGGACGGCTGTTGCTCGAACTGCTCCCGGTGGTCGTTTTCGTCAGCCTCGCCACCGCACTGCTCGGTACGGAGATCGGCGAGCCCGCCACCGTCCGCCTCGTGATTCTCGCCGTGGTCAATGCTTATGCGTTCTCGCGCGGGCTCATTTGCGTCGTCCGTGCGCTGGCTGGGCCATTCGGCCTGTTTCCGGTGCGTGCCGAAACCGCGGCCTATATCGAGATCTGGGCGCGTCGCATCGTCGGCGTCGCTGTCACCGGCATCGCGTTCGCCAATGTGGCGCTGCTGCTCGGCCTGCATCGCGCCGGCTATGCCGCGCTCATTCGCATGGTGCTGCTGATCGTGCACCTGTTTGTCGTCGTCATCATCCTGCAATGCCGCCGCCAGGTCGCGGACGCCATCCGCGCGCCGGCGGACCGGCAGGGGCTCGCGGCGCGCCTGCGCAATCGCATCGCCGGCGGCTGGCATTATCTGGCCATCGCGCTCGACCTGGCGCTATGGGCGGTCTGGGCGCTAAACATCCGCAACGGCTATTCGCTGCTGCTGCAATATTTCGTCGGCACCATCGCGGTGGTGCTGATCACGCGGGTCGCGATCATGGTGACGCTGAGCCTGATCGATCGCGGCTTCCGCATCCAGCCGGAAATCCTTCAGCGTTTTCCCGGACTGGAGATCCGCGCCAACCGCTATCTGCCGCTGTTGCGCAAGATCGTCTCCGGCGTGATTGCCTTCATTGGCTTCGTCGGCGTGCTCGAGGTCTGGGGCGTCGATGCCATCGTCTGGTTCTATGGCGGCCAGATCGGCAGCCGGTTGCTCTCGGCGGTGGCGACGATCGGCGTCGCTGCCGCCATCGCCGCGGCGATTTGGGAGGCCAGCAACGCGCTGCTGGACCGGCAGATCAATACGCTGTCGCGCGACGGACATTATGCGCGCGCGGCGCGCCTGCGCACTTTCCAGCCGATGCTGCGCACGGCGCTTCTATGCCTGATTGCCACGGTCGTCGGCCTCACGACGCTGAGCGAAATCGGTGTCAATGTCGCGCCGCTGCTCGCGGGGGCCGGCATCGTCGGCATTGCCATCGGCTTCGGTTCGCAAAAGCTGGTGCAGGATCTCATCACCGGCCTGTTCCTGCTCCTGGAGAATACGGTCCAGGTCGGCGACACCGTCAGCGTGTCGGGCCTGTCTGGCGTGGTTGAGAATGTCTCGATCCGCACCATCCGTCTGCGCGCCGGCGACGGCGCCGTGCACATCGTGCCGTTCAGCGCGGTGACGACCATCACCAATGCCAGCCGTGGCGCCGGCAATGCCTCCGTCAGTGTCAACGTCGCCTACAAGGAAGACACCGACCGCGCCGGCCAGATCCTCAAGGACATCGTCGAGGAGATGCGCCGCGAGAGCGAATTCCGCCCGTTGATCCGCGGCGATCTCGAGCTCTGGGGCATCGACAAGGTCGATGGTGCCATGGTGTCGATCGTCGGCCAGATCCGCTGCACCGAGGCCGGCCGCTGGCCGGTCCAGCGCGAATTCAACCGCCGGATGAAGCAGCGCTTCCAGCAGCACGGCATCGAGGTCGCATCCGCGACCCAGACCATCTTGATGCAGATCGCGCCGCCTGCCGATGTCGCCATCAATCCGACGCCGCGGCGGGCGGCCGGATAG
- a CDS encoding MBL fold metallo-hydrolase, protein MKASFCIAVLAALMTGSAFAQNPPQTSTKKVDGTENVYIFRYGGHQSMFVVTPQGVIATDPISYLRPAKPYIDAIRAVTDKPIKYVIYSHHHYDHIAGGQPFKDLGATFIAHRRAKERLLELKKQNALLADIVMPDQVVGDKKTITLGGTTLELDYVGRNHSDNSLVMRLPKEKLVFVVDFAPIESVQFRNIPDNASPLEYIASLKKLASLDWDRMIPGHPYAGGRLGTKKDVEDDIAYMEDLSAEVKKAADAGKCFDTAMKEVKLPKYEKWANYEASLPANVERFCYWWGRGY, encoded by the coding sequence ATGAAAGCATCATTTTGTATCGCCGTACTCGCGGCCCTCATGACCGGATCGGCGTTCGCGCAAAACCCGCCGCAGACTTCGACCAAGAAGGTCGACGGCACCGAGAACGTCTACATCTTCCGCTATGGCGGCCATCAGTCGATGTTTGTGGTGACACCGCAGGGCGTGATCGCGACCGATCCGATCTCGTATCTGCGTCCCGCAAAACCCTACATCGACGCGATCAGGGCCGTCACCGACAAGCCGATCAAATACGTCATCTACAGCCACCACCATTACGACCACATCGCCGGCGGCCAGCCCTTCAAGGATCTCGGCGCCACCTTCATCGCGCACCGGCGGGCCAAGGAGCGGCTGCTCGAGCTGAAAAAGCAGAACGCGCTCTTGGCCGACATCGTGATGCCGGACCAGGTGGTCGGCGACAAGAAGACCATCACGCTCGGCGGCACCACGCTGGAGCTCGACTATGTCGGCCGCAACCATTCCGACAATTCGCTGGTGATGCGGCTGCCGAAGGAGAAGCTCGTTTTCGTGGTCGACTTCGCGCCGATCGAATCCGTCCAGTTCCGCAACATTCCGGACAACGCCTCGCCGCTGGAATATATCGCCTCGCTGAAGAAGCTGGCTTCGCTCGATTGGGATAGGATGATCCCCGGCCATCCCTATGCCGGCGGCCGGCTCGGCACCAAGAAGGATGTAGAGGACGACATCGCGTACATGGAAGATCTTTCGGCCGAGGTGAAGAAGGCGGCCGACGCCGGCAAATGCTTCGACACCGCGATGAAGGAAGTGAAGCTGCCGAAATACGAGAAGTGGGCGAACTACGAAGCGAGCCTTCCCGCCAATGTCGAGCGCTTCTGCTACTGGTGGGGCCGGGGCTACTGA
- a CDS encoding polyphosphate kinase 2 family protein — protein sequence MSKKPSKPLAQELDRYITPFRHDGSGKFHLKDYKTNEKGDLDKETAQEILDANKKRLIAFQEKLYAQDRWSVLIVFQAMDAGGKDSAIKAIFEGINPQGCEVSAFKAPSSKELDHDFLWRHVIALPERGHIGIFNRSHYEECLVTRVHPEILAKEKLPPRLVTKHIWKERFEDISAFERYLCRNGTLVLKFFLNVSKEEQRQRFLDRLEQPAKQWKFSMDDIKERALWPRYQAVYQDIVRHTATPHAPWYVVPADHKWFARVVIGSVIVAALEKLDLRFPRADKASVAEFENVRKALERERKGKG from the coding sequence ATGAGCAAAAAGCCGTCCAAACCGCTCGCCCAGGAACTTGACCGCTACATCACGCCATTCCGGCACGACGGGTCCGGCAAGTTTCACCTGAAAGACTACAAGACCAACGAGAAGGGCGATCTGGACAAGGAGACGGCGCAGGAGATTCTCGACGCCAACAAGAAACGGCTGATCGCGTTCCAGGAGAAACTCTACGCCCAGGACCGCTGGTCGGTGCTAATCGTATTCCAGGCAATGGATGCCGGTGGCAAGGACAGCGCGATCAAGGCGATCTTCGAGGGCATCAATCCGCAGGGCTGCGAGGTATCCGCTTTCAAGGCGCCGAGCAGCAAGGAGCTCGACCACGATTTCCTCTGGCGTCACGTCATCGCGCTGCCGGAGCGTGGCCATATCGGCATCTTCAACCGCTCCCATTACGAGGAATGCCTGGTGACGCGCGTGCACCCGGAGATCCTCGCCAAGGAGAAGCTGCCGCCACGGCTCGTCACCAAGCACATCTGGAAGGAGCGGTTCGAGGACATCTCCGCGTTCGAGCGCTATCTCTGCCGCAACGGCACATTGGTGCTGAAATTCTTCCTCAACGTGTCCAAGGAGGAGCAGCGCCAGCGCTTTCTCGATCGCCTGGAGCAGCCGGCCAAGCAGTGGAAGTTCTCGATGGACGACATCAAGGAGCGTGCCTTGTGGCCGCGCTATCAGGCGGTCTATCAGGACATCGTGCGCCACACCGCCACGCCGCACGCGCCGTGGTATGTCGTGCCCGCCGACCACAAATGGTTCGCCCGCGTCGTGATCGGCTCCGTCATCGTCGCGGCGCTGGAAAAACTGGATCTGCGCTTTCCTCGCGCCGACAAGGCCTCGGTGGCGGAGTTCGAGAACGTGCGCAAGGCGCTGGAGCGGGAACGGAAGGGCAAGGGGTAA
- a CDS encoding branched-chain amino acid ABC transporter permease, which yields MMGQGRLVAWGIGLAALVALPFVYRDPYHLHILVLILIWSFAYTSWSMMGRFGLVSLGHGGFMGIGAYVTALLWNHLGLSPWIGIPVSMVAAGALALIVGYPCFRFRITGHYFVLVTLALSGIVLQVITATRDYTGGSLGYTPNRASGSKLLALQFDDKTSWYLVALAVWLAGIVVWHLIDRSMSRYALEAISEDEDAAAAAGVDVTAEKLKITLISAVMTALAGAIYCQYQMFITPDTVSGIAVSLQMVFAAIVGGLFVSLGPTVGAVITILLAETLRIGFGTRAVGWDNLVYGVLLVLFIIFLPKGILGSLLDRLKPQRKVPRAHEQKAVQTARPGT from the coding sequence ATGATGGGACAGGGCCGGCTTGTTGCGTGGGGGATAGGACTGGCCGCGCTGGTCGCGCTGCCCTTCGTCTATCGTGATCCCTATCACCTGCACATTCTGGTGCTGATCCTGATCTGGTCGTTCGCCTACACGTCGTGGTCGATGATGGGGCGGTTCGGCCTGGTCTCGCTCGGCCACGGCGGCTTCATGGGGATCGGCGCCTATGTCACCGCGCTGTTGTGGAATCATCTCGGCCTGTCGCCATGGATCGGCATTCCCGTGAGCATGGTCGCGGCCGGCGCGCTGGCGCTGATCGTCGGCTATCCCTGCTTCCGCTTCCGCATCACCGGGCACTATTTCGTGCTGGTGACGCTCGCGCTCTCGGGCATCGTGCTCCAGGTCATCACGGCCACGCGCGACTATACCGGCGGCTCGCTCGGCTACACGCCAAACCGTGCCTCTGGCAGCAAGCTGCTGGCGCTGCAATTCGACGACAAGACCAGCTGGTATCTGGTCGCGCTCGCGGTCTGGCTCGCAGGCATCGTCGTCTGGCACCTGATCGATCGCAGCATGAGCCGCTACGCGCTCGAGGCGATCTCGGAGGACGAGGACGCGGCTGCCGCCGCCGGCGTCGACGTCACCGCGGAAAAACTGAAGATCACCTTGATCAGCGCGGTGATGACGGCGCTGGCGGGCGCCATCTATTGCCAGTACCAGATGTTCATCACGCCCGACACTGTCTCCGGCATCGCGGTGTCGCTGCAGATGGTGTTCGCGGCCATCGTCGGCGGCCTGTTCGTCTCGCTCGGCCCGACCGTCGGCGCCGTCATCACCATCCTTCTCGCGGAAACCTTGCGCATCGGCTTCGGCACCAGGGCGGTCGGCTGGGACAACCTCGTCTATGGCGTGCTGCTGGTGCTTTTCATCATATTCCTTCCGAAGGGCATCCTTGGTAGCCTGCTCGACCGATTGAAGCCGCAACGCAAGGTGCCCCGCGCTCATGAGCAAAAAGCCGTCCAAACCGCTCGCCCAGGAACTTGA
- a CDS encoding branched-chain amino acid ABC transporter permease, translating into MQAFLDIFDIYLLEAVINGILLGGVLALLALGLNLIFGVIDVTWICYAELVMIGMYAMYFMVQYYGISYFIAAPLTILLVAILGALLHYLVIAPLLTAPPINQLLATGGVLFVLQSFATVAFGIDFRNLGIRLPVLAFGDMNFSYARLLSFLAALVGMVAVYLFMTRTFTGTAIRAISQDRQIMALMGVDTKRIYLITSAIGGGLAGLAACLLVLQYDVHPFVGLSFGPITFLICVLGGLGNFIGGFIAAFVFAEIISLGGLFSDLEWGYVLAFAFFIVMMFIRPAGLLARRR; encoded by the coding sequence ATGCAAGCGTTCCTGGACATTTTCGACATCTACCTGCTGGAGGCCGTCATCAACGGCATCCTGCTCGGCGGTGTGCTGGCGCTGCTCGCGCTCGGGCTGAACCTGATCTTCGGCGTCATCGACGTGACCTGGATATGCTACGCCGAGCTCGTGATGATCGGCATGTACGCCATGTATTTCATGGTCCAGTATTATGGCATCAGCTATTTCATCGCAGCACCGCTGACCATCCTGCTGGTCGCGATCCTCGGCGCGTTGCTGCATTATCTCGTGATCGCGCCGCTGTTGACGGCGCCGCCGATCAACCAGCTGCTCGCAACCGGCGGCGTGCTGTTCGTGCTGCAGAGCTTTGCCACCGTCGCGTTCGGCATCGACTTCCGCAACCTCGGCATCCGGCTGCCGGTGCTCGCTTTCGGCGACATGAATTTTAGCTACGCGCGACTTCTGTCATTCCTGGCCGCGCTGGTCGGCATGGTCGCGGTCTATCTGTTCATGACCCGCACCTTCACCGGCACGGCGATCCGCGCCATCTCGCAGGACCGGCAGATCATGGCGCTGATGGGTGTCGACACCAAGCGGATCTATCTCATCACCTCCGCGATCGGCGGCGGGCTGGCCGGACTCGCCGCCTGCTTGCTGGTGCTGCAATACGACGTGCACCCCTTCGTCGGCCTCTCTTTCGGGCCGATCACCTTCCTGATCTGCGTGCTCGGCGGGCTCGGCAATTTCATCGGCGGTTTCATTGCGGCGTTCGTGTTCGCCGAGATCATCTCGCTCGGCGGCCTGTTCTCCGATCTCGAATGGGGCTACGTGCTCGCCTTCGCCTTTTTCATCGTCATGATGTTCATCCGGCCCGCGGGCCTGCTCGCGAGGCGCCGATGA
- a CDS encoding ABC transporter ATP-binding protein, translating to MLELRGVNAGYGTFQALFDVNLDVKAGEAVGVIGPNGAGKTTLMRVISGLIRPSRGSIAMEGVDVLATPPHKIVSLGIAHVPENRRLFPQLSVDGNLKMGAFMREARARYAERLEVVFDLFPRLRERRHQMAGTMSGGEQQMCAIGRALMSNPKLLLLDEPSAGLAPVVVQQVFELVKRIRASGLTVLIVEQNVQQVLRVVDRAYLIEAGTIRASGTSAEMLASDTVKEAYLGV from the coding sequence ATGCTGGAGCTTCGTGGCGTCAACGCCGGCTATGGCACCTTTCAGGCGCTGTTCGACGTCAATCTCGATGTCAAGGCAGGCGAGGCCGTCGGCGTCATCGGCCCGAACGGCGCCGGCAAGACCACGCTGATGCGCGTCATCTCCGGCCTGATCCGTCCCTCGCGCGGGTCGATCGCGATGGAGGGCGTCGACGTCCTGGCGACGCCGCCGCACAAGATCGTCAGCCTCGGGATTGCGCATGTGCCGGAGAACCGGCGGCTGTTTCCGCAGCTCTCGGTCGACGGCAATCTCAAGATGGGCGCCTTCATGAGGGAGGCGCGCGCCCGCTATGCCGAGCGGCTGGAGGTCGTGTTCGACCTGTTTCCGCGGCTGAGGGAGCGCCGTCATCAGATGGCCGGCACGATGTCCGGCGGCGAGCAGCAGATGTGCGCGATCGGCCGCGCGCTGATGTCCAATCCAAAGCTTCTGCTGCTCGACGAGCCCTCGGCGGGGCTGGCGCCGGTCGTGGTGCAGCAGGTGTTCGAACTGGTGAAGCGGATCCGCGCCAGCGGGCTGACGGTGCTGATCGTCGAGCAGAACGTGCAGCAGGTGCTGCGCGTGGTCGACCGGGCCTACCTGATCGAGGCCGGCACGATCCGCGCCTCGGGCACCTCGGCCGAGATGCTGGCGAGCGACACGGTCAAGGAAGCGTATCTCGGGGTGTGA
- a CDS encoding ABC transporter ATP-binding protein, with translation MLEVSGLVKRFGGFSAVNNVSFKVDQGEILGLIGPNGSGKSTIFNMLSGTLAPSSGSILFDGSEIAGLAPHRIINRGIGRTFQIPRPFRRLSIFENVALAGFYGQGRHSRVEAEEAAERSLAMVGLPTDRHASVDGLGAAGLKKLELAKALATAPKLLLADESLGGLDEAEMGQAADMLRNIRDELGITIIWVEHIMGVLMRVVDRVMVLDHGEKISEGLPSAVAGDPRVIEVYLGTDAATTQAAAAEARRRAGDH, from the coding sequence GTGCTGGAGGTCAGCGGACTGGTGAAGCGGTTTGGCGGCTTCAGCGCCGTCAACAACGTGTCGTTCAAAGTCGATCAGGGCGAGATCCTCGGCCTGATCGGCCCCAACGGCTCGGGCAAGAGCACGATCTTCAACATGCTCTCCGGCACGCTGGCGCCAAGCTCCGGGTCGATCCTGTTCGATGGCTCGGAGATCGCGGGGCTGGCGCCGCACCGGATCATCAACCGCGGCATCGGCCGCACCTTCCAGATTCCGCGGCCGTTTCGCCGCCTCTCCATTTTCGAGAACGTCGCACTTGCCGGCTTCTACGGCCAGGGCCGCCATAGCCGCGTCGAGGCCGAGGAGGCGGCCGAGCGTTCGCTTGCCATGGTGGGCTTGCCGACCGATCGCCACGCCAGCGTCGACGGGCTTGGCGCGGCCGGCTTGAAGAAGCTCGAGCTTGCGAAAGCGCTCGCCACTGCGCCAAAGCTTCTTCTCGCCGACGAGAGCCTCGGCGGCCTCGACGAGGCCGAGATGGGCCAGGCCGCCGACATGTTGCGCAACATCCGCGACGAGCTCGGTATCACCATCATCTGGGTCGAGCACATCATGGGCGTCTTGATGCGCGTCGTCGACCGCGTCATGGTGCTCGATCATGGCGAAAAAATCTCGGAAGGGCTGCCGAGCGCGGTTGCCGGCGATCCGCGTGTCATCGAGGTCTATCTCGGCACCGATGCCGCGACCACGCAGGCTGCGGCCGCCGAAGCGCGTCGCCGCGCGGGAGACCATTGA
- a CDS encoding ABC transporter substrate-binding protein, with product MRLRMAVRLVHGLLIAIAAMGLTVSVQAQEKKIKIGVIFDLTGPLAGGGSELEYLGTKIILDHFSKTGVEGYKVEAVYADAQSKPDIAINESVRLLEQEKVDMVLGFFSSAQCVPVAARVEQLKKFMWMTTCISSAVFADKNYKYVFRPQASGDQFGAMTMDFIAQNAQSKLGKEPKDLRVAIIHEDGSYGVDVSKGNEAGAKKAGFNIVLKEGYSATAPDLSALVTKLKRAKPDVVFHTGYNPDITLLLRQAREQGLKFAALVGHGAGYGVYEKLKEGMGADASYIFNTDPISIWLANPKTMNPKLAPVIKMVGEEFDKIRPGVAIRSAHVGIGASNTYVFMDDVLPRAIKKYGGVDPEALRKAALDTDIPEGGTMLGFGVKFYGEGTPMAGQNERSFPVVIQYIDDKSSVVWPKSQAQREAVLPLPKGTTYSNQ from the coding sequence ATGCGCCTGCGCATGGCTGTCCGCTTGGTACATGGGCTATTGATCGCGATTGCAGCGATGGGCTTGACCGTTTCGGTTCAGGCTCAAGAGAAGAAGATCAAGATCGGCGTGATTTTCGATCTGACCGGCCCACTCGCGGGTGGCGGCTCCGAGCTCGAATATCTCGGCACCAAGATCATCCTCGACCATTTCAGCAAGACCGGCGTCGAGGGCTACAAGGTCGAGGCGGTCTACGCCGACGCGCAGAGCAAGCCCGACATCGCCATCAACGAATCCGTCCGCCTGCTCGAGCAGGAGAAGGTCGACATGGTACTCGGCTTCTTCTCCTCGGCCCAATGCGTGCCGGTTGCCGCCCGCGTCGAGCAGCTCAAGAAGTTCATGTGGATGACGACCTGCATCTCGTCCGCCGTGTTCGCCGACAAGAACTACAAGTACGTCTTTCGCCCGCAGGCGAGCGGCGATCAGTTCGGCGCAATGACGATGGATTTCATCGCGCAGAATGCCCAGTCAAAGCTCGGCAAGGAGCCGAAGGACCTCCGCGTCGCCATCATCCATGAGGACGGCTCCTATGGCGTCGACGTCTCCAAGGGCAACGAGGCCGGCGCGAAGAAGGCCGGCTTCAACATCGTGCTGAAGGAGGGCTATTCGGCGACCGCGCCGGATCTCTCCGCGCTGGTGACCAAGCTGAAGCGTGCCAAGCCCGACGTCGTTTTCCACACCGGCTACAACCCCGATATCACGCTGTTGCTGCGGCAGGCGCGCGAGCAGGGCCTGAAGTTTGCAGCCCTGGTCGGCCATGGCGCTGGCTACGGCGTCTACGAGAAGCTGAAGGAAGGGATGGGCGCCGACGCGAGCTACATCTTCAATACCGACCCGATCTCGATCTGGCTCGCCAACCCAAAGACCATGAACCCGAAGCTTGCGCCCGTCATCAAGATGGTCGGCGAGGAGTTCGACAAGATCAGGCCGGGCGTTGCCATCCGCTCCGCTCACGTCGGCATCGGCGCGTCCAACACCTACGTGTTCATGGATGATGTCCTGCCACGTGCGATCAAGAAGTATGGCGGGGTCGATCCAGAGGCGCTGCGCAAGGCCGCGCTCGATACCGACATCCCCGAGGGCGGCACCATGCTTGGCTTCGGGGTCAAGTTCTATGGCGAGGGCACGCCGATGGCGGGCCAGAACGAGCGCTCGTTCCCGGTCGTGATCCAGTACATCGACGACAAGTCCTCGGTCGTGTGGCCCAAGAGCCAGGCGCAGCGCGAAGCCGTGCTGCCACTGCCAAAGGGCACCACCTATAGCAACCAGTAG
- a CDS encoding NUDIX hydrolase, whose protein sequence is MTSPTIHRVTTLELAVRPAVWLFAEERRAEIEAHFAEQQRARPKIWNGRVLLGRDAVFTDGHLAATYFETDFASFLAWRDWGFPDPAVFNGFGMGALRTSDGAFVMGEMAHHTANAGRIYFASGTPDLDDVRDGTLDIPGSVVRELEEETGLLPADYSAEADWHCVVTGSALAMIRILDLDMPGEAARARIEANLARQDEPELSAIHLVRGMDDLMPAMPRFVTAFIAQQFASR, encoded by the coding sequence ATGACATCACCAACCATTCATCGCGTCACGACGCTTGAACTTGCCGTGCGTCCCGCCGTCTGGCTGTTCGCCGAGGAGCGGCGCGCCGAGATCGAGGCGCATTTCGCCGAGCAGCAACGCGCGCGGCCGAAAATCTGGAACGGCCGGGTCTTGCTCGGGCGCGATGCCGTCTTCACCGACGGTCATCTTGCTGCGACCTATTTCGAGACGGATTTCGCCAGCTTCCTCGCCTGGCGCGACTGGGGCTTTCCCGATCCGGCCGTATTCAACGGGTTCGGCATGGGCGCGCTGCGCACCTCCGATGGCGCCTTCGTGATGGGCGAGATGGCCCATCACACCGCCAATGCGGGGCGCATCTACTTCGCGTCGGGTACGCCCGATCTCGACGATGTCAGGGACGGCACGCTCGACATTCCCGGCAGCGTCGTCCGCGAACTCGAGGAGGAGACCGGCCTGTTGCCTGCCGATTATTCGGCGGAGGCGGACTGGCACTGTGTCGTCACCGGCAGCGCACTTGCAATGATCCGGATCCTCGACCTGGATATGCCGGGTGAGGCGGCCCGCGCGCGGATCGAAGCCAATCTGGCTCGCCAGGACGAGCCGGAGCTTTCGGCCATCCATCTCGTGCGCGGAATGGATGATCTCATGCCGGCCATGCCGCGATTTGTCACGGCCTTCATCGCGCAGCAGTTCGCCTCGCGCTGA
- a CDS encoding ABC transporter substrate-binding protein — protein MKNTIARLAGALLALTLSTSLAAAQSKVTIAVGGGACLCYLPTVLAKQLGEYEKAGLNVDLVDLKGGSDALKAVLGGSADVVSGYFDHCVNLAAKKQELQAFVVYDRYPGLVLVVTPSHSADIKSVKDLAGKKVGVSAPGSSTDFFLKYLLKKNGVDPANTAVIGVGLGATAVAAMEQGQIDAAVMLDPSVTVLQGSHKDLRILSDTRTQKDTLETFGGEYPGGALYSTVAWINGHEKETQALTNAMLATIAWIHSHSPEEIMAKMPDEMVGKNKDLYLAALKNTIPMFSETGKMDPKGADAVLAVFSVGSPEVANAKIDVSKTFTNKFVDQAKKTTGSAK, from the coding sequence ATGAAGAACACGATTGCCAGGCTCGCCGGCGCGCTGCTCGCGCTGACGCTCAGCACCTCGCTTGCCGCAGCGCAAAGCAAGGTGACCATCGCGGTCGGCGGCGGAGCCTGCCTGTGCTATCTGCCGACCGTGCTGGCGAAGCAACTCGGCGAATACGAGAAGGCCGGCCTCAATGTCGATCTGGTCGACCTCAAGGGCGGCTCGGACGCACTCAAGGCCGTGCTCGGCGGCAGCGCCGACGTGGTTTCCGGCTATTTCGACCATTGCGTCAACCTGGCGGCCAAGAAGCAGGAGCTGCAGGCTTTCGTGGTCTATGACCGTTATCCCGGCCTCGTGCTGGTGGTCACTCCCTCGCACTCGGCGGACATCAAGTCGGTCAAGGACCTCGCCGGCAAGAAGGTCGGCGTCAGCGCGCCCGGCTCCTCCACCGACTTCTTCCTGAAATATCTCCTGAAGAAGAACGGGGTTGATCCCGCCAACACCGCCGTGATCGGTGTCGGCCTCGGCGCCACGGCGGTGGCGGCAATGGAGCAGGGGCAGATCGATGCCGCGGTGATGCTCGATCCCTCCGTCACCGTGCTTCAGGGCAGCCACAAGGATTTGCGCATCCTCAGCGACACCCGCACCCAGAAGGACACGCTCGAGACGTTCGGCGGTGAATATCCGGGCGGTGCGCTGTACTCGACCGTGGCCTGGATCAACGGTCACGAGAAGGAGACGCAGGCGCTGACCAACGCGATGCTGGCCACGATCGCCTGGATTCACTCACATTCGCCCGAAGAGATCATGGCCAAGATGCCGGACGAGATGGTTGGCAAGAACAAGGACCTTTATCTCGCCGCGCTGAAGAACACGATCCCGATGTTCTCCGAGACCGGCAAGATGGACCCGAAGGGCGCGGACGCCGTGCTGGCTGTGTTCAGCGTCGGTTCGCCGGAGGTGGCCAACGCCAAGATCGACGTCAGCAAGACTTTTACCAACAAGTTTGTCGACCAGGCCAAGAAGACCACGGGGAGCGCCAAATAA